Genomic segment of Leifsonia sp. Root1293:
GAACATGGAGGCGTACTCGTGGTCGTCGATGCCCGTGATGGACAGGTCGCGCGGCACCTCGACGCCGAGGCGCTGCGCGGCGAGGATCGTGCCGAAGGCCACCTCGTCGCAGGCGGCGAAGATGGCCGTCGGGCGGTGGCGCGGATCACCGAGCACCTGCAGCGCGACAGCGTAGCCGCCGGGCATGCTGAGCTCGGTGGGCCAGAACGACTCCTCGGTGGACAGCCCGGCAGCCTGCATGGCGAGCTCGAAGCCGCGCAGCCGCTTGCCGTGCACGGAGAAGTCCATCTGCTGCGCCTGGTTGCCACCGATGTGCGCGATGCGGGTGTGCCCGAGGCTCAGCAGGTGCTCCGTGGCCAGCCTCGATGCGGCCACGTCGTCGATGGCGATGGTCGTGGCCCGGGGGATCGGACCGCCGATGCCGACGACGGGCTTGCCGAAGCGATGCAGCCGCTCCACCTCGTCGGCGGAGAGTTCCACCCCGACGGCGATCACGGCGTCGACGCGCTTCCTGGCGAGGAAGAACTCGAAGATCTGGCTGCGCTGGGCGGCCTCGCTGGTCACGTTGTAGAGCGTGAGGTCGTAGCCCGCGGCCAGCAGCTCCCGCTCGATACCCTCCAGCACCTCGCCGAAGAACCAGCGGTTGACGAACGGGATGATCACGCCGATGTTCTTCGTGCGCCCCGTGACGAGGCTCGCGGCGTTCGGGGAGGCGATGTAGCCGAGCTCCGTCGCCGCGCCCTGCACGCGCAGCCGCGTCTCGTCGGCGACGTAGCCCCGGCCGCTGAGCGCGCGCGACGCCGTGGCCTTCGAGACGCCGGCCAGGCGGGCCACATCGGCGATGGCGCTCATATGCCTCACTTCCTCGGTCGGCATGACTGGAGCCGATCATAGCGCCGAATGCCGGTTTTCTGGAACCGATCTCAGACGCCTTTTCCGTGCGCATGACGCCACGGGAGTCGCGGATGCAAACGCTCTCTCGCCCATTTCTGGCGCATTCGGCGAAGGAGACCGATTCGTGATGCCATCGGCTTGTGTCCCGGGCGGGCGAGGCGCTACCGTGGCGTCTGGAACCGGTTCCCCAGTTCTCCCTGCACACATACTCAATGAGGAGATGAGAAATGAGACTCACGCGGCACCGCCGTCTGTTGATTCCCATGGCCGCAGCAGCCGTCGTCGGACTGGCTCTCACCGGATGTACCGGTGACGAGGCCGCCGGCAACAAGGCCGACACCGATTGCGCCCCCTACGAGGCCTACGGAAGCTTCGATTCCGGCACCGAGGTCAGCGCATACGGCACCATCAGCGACACCGAAGCAGACCTGCTGAACGAGTCGTGGAAGGACTTCGAGACCTGCACGGGCATCGACGTCGTCTACGAGCCCAGCAAGGAGTTCGAGACGCAGATCAACGTTCGCGCCCAGGGTGGAAACCCGCCCGACATCGCGATCTTCCCGCAGCCGGGACTGTTCGCTGCACAGGTCGAGGCCGGCTACATCCAGAAGCCCGCCCAGGCTGTCGTCGACAACGCCAAGGAATTCTGGTCCGAGGACTGGCAGAAGTACGGCACCGTCGATGGCGAGATCTGGGGCGCGCCGCTCATGGCGAGCGTCAAGGGCTACGTCTGGTACTCGCCGTCCACCTTCGAGGACAACGGCTGGGAGGTGCCGACCACTCTCGACGAGCTGGCGACGCTGACCGCCGACATCCAGAAGTCGGGCGCTGTCGACAAGCCGTGGTGCGTCGGATTCGCATCGGGTGACGCGACCGGCTGGCCGGGCACCGACTGGGTCGAGGACTTCGTCCTGCGCGAGCAGGGTCCCGACGTCTACGACCAGTGGGTCACCAACGAAGTGAAGTTCACCGACCCGAAGATCCAGGGCGCTTTCGACTCCGTGGGTGAGTTCATCCGCAACGCCGACTACGTCAACGGTGGCCTCGGCGGCATCGACTCCATCGCGACGACGGAGTTCGGCGACGCCGGCCTCCCGATCCTCGACGGCACCTGCGCCCTGCACCACCAGGCGACGTTCTACGAGGGCTTCTGGCCCGAGGGAACGACGGTTGCCCCCGACGGCGACGTCTGGGCCTTCCTGCTCCCCGGCACCGAGGCCGGCGCCAACGCCGTCACCGGTGGTGGCGAGATCGTCGGATCCTTCCGTGACGCCAAGGAGGTCGCCGCAGTGCAGACCTACCTCTCCAGCGACACCTGGGCCAACAACCGCGTGAAGCTCGGCGGTGTCATCAGCGCCAACAACGGACTCGACCCCGAGAACGCCTCCAGCGAACTGCTGAAGACGGCCGTCGCCACGCTGCAGGACCCGAACACCACCTTCCGTTTCGACGCCTCGGACCTCATGCCGGGCGCCGTGGGAGCTGGCTCCTTCTGGAAGGGAATGGTCGACTGGATCGGCGGCAAGTCCACAGCCGACACGACGACCTTCATCCAGGACAGCTGGCCGCAGTAGTCCTCGGACTGCTGTTGCTCTAACATCACTGATCAGTAGTGGGGCCGCGCGGCCAGCCGCGCGGCCCCACTGCAACCTCAAAGAAGAGGAGAGGCATACATGACGACTGCAGATCTCATCGGCAAGATCCTCCAGTTGTTCGGCGGAGTGGCGATCTTCGCCGCCGTCGTGGGACTGATCCTGTTCTTCATCGACAAGGCTCCCAAACGCGGCCGCGACGTGCTCCAGCTCCTCGCCTTCGTGCTTCCGGCATTCATCCTGCTGGCGATCGGCCTGGTCTACCCGGCCATCCGCACGGGAGCAGCCGCCTTCGCCAACAAGGCGGGCGAGTTCGTCGGGCTCGACAACTTCGTCTGGATGTTCACCCAGCCCGAGGCGCTCATCACGCTGCGCAACACGATCATCTGGGTCATCCTGGTCCCGACCATCTCGACGGTGATCGGCCTCGCCTACGCGAACTTCATCGACCGCTCCCGCGGAGAGAAGATCTACAAGTCCCTCATCTTCATGCCGTTCGCCATCTCCTTCGTCGGCGCCGGCATCATCTGGAAGTTCGTCTACGAGTACCGGCCGGCCAGCCGGGACCAGATCGGACTCCTCAACCAGATCATGGTCTGGTTGGGCCAGGAACCCGTGCTCTGGCTGCAGACGGCACCGATGAACACGATCCTCCTCATCGTCGTGATGATCTGGGTGCAGACCGGATTCGCCGTCGTCGTGCTGTCGGCCTCCATCAAGGGCATCCCGGCTGAACAGCTGGAGGCGGCCGAGCTCGACGGCACCAACGGCTGGCAGCGCTTCACGAACGTCGTGCTCCCCGGCATCCGCGGAGCCCTCGTGGTGGTCGTCACCACTATCTCCATCGCGACGCTCAAGGTGTTCGACATCGTGCGCACCATGACCGGTGGAAACTTCGAGACCAGTGTCGTGGCTAACGAGATGTACACCCAGGCCTTCCGCGCACTGGAGCCGGGCCGAGGTTCGGCACTCGCGCTCATCCTGTTCGTACTCGTCCTCCCGATCGTCGTCTACAACGTTCGCGTCCTGCGCAAGCAGAAGGAGATCCGATGACATACACACCGGTCGAACTCCCCCTCGACGACGAGACCAAGAAGGAGTTCCAGCGCGGCTACAACGCCGACGGCACGAAGGCGACGCGGGTCAAGAAGCGCCTCACCTCGCGCACCGCCACGATCGTGTCGCTGATCATCGCGCTCATCTGGGTGATCCCCACCTTCGGCCTCTTCGTCTCGTCGTTCCGGCCCGAGGAGCTCATCAAGACCACCGGCTGGTGGACGATCTTCCAGAACCCGGGATTCACGCTCGACAACTACAAAGAGGTGCTGTTCTCGTCGTCGTCGTCGTCACCGCAGCTCGGCGCCTACTTCGTCAACTCGCTCGCGATCACCATCCCCGTGGTGGTCTTCGCGACCGTGCTCGCGGCCATGGCGGCCTACGCACTGGCCTGGATCCCGTTCAAGGGTGCCGGCTGGATCTTCATCGTGATCTTCGCGCTCCAGATCGTGCCGCTGCAGATGGCGCTCATCCCGTTGCTGCAGATGTTCACCACCTGGATCCTCCCGATCCAGCGGTTCATCCACGACATCATCCCGATCATCCCCGAGCAGAGTTACCTGCAGGTGTGGATCGCCCACACGATCTTCGGCCTCCCGCTGGCGATCTTCCTGCTGCACAACTTCATCTCGGAGATCCCGGGGGAGCTCATCGAGGCCGCCCGCGTCGACGG
This window contains:
- a CDS encoding LacI family DNA-binding transcriptional regulator, which gives rise to MSAIADVARLAGVSKATASRALSGRGYVADETRLRVQGAATELGYIASPNAASLVTGRTKNIGVIIPFVNRWFFGEVLEGIERELLAAGYDLTLYNVTSEAAQRSQIFEFFLARKRVDAVIAVGVELSADEVERLHRFGKPVVGIGGPIPRATTIAIDDVAASRLATEHLLSLGHTRIAHIGGNQAQQMDFSVHGKRLRGFELAMQAAGLSTEESFWPTELSMPGGYAVALQVLGDPRHRPTAIFAACDEVAFGTILAAQRLGVEVPRDLSITGIDDHEYASMFGLTTVVQAPREQGRLAVASVLRLLETDAAEQAGGETILPSRLVVRSSTTAAVPVGAGR
- a CDS encoding ABC transporter substrate-binding protein; this translates as MRLTRHRRLLIPMAAAAVVGLALTGCTGDEAAGNKADTDCAPYEAYGSFDSGTEVSAYGTISDTEADLLNESWKDFETCTGIDVVYEPSKEFETQINVRAQGGNPPDIAIFPQPGLFAAQVEAGYIQKPAQAVVDNAKEFWSEDWQKYGTVDGEIWGAPLMASVKGYVWYSPSTFEDNGWEVPTTLDELATLTADIQKSGAVDKPWCVGFASGDATGWPGTDWVEDFVLREQGPDVYDQWVTNEVKFTDPKIQGAFDSVGEFIRNADYVNGGLGGIDSIATTEFGDAGLPILDGTCALHHQATFYEGFWPEGTTVAPDGDVWAFLLPGTEAGANAVTGGGEIVGSFRDAKEVAAVQTYLSSDTWANNRVKLGGVISANNGLDPENASSELLKTAVATLQDPNTTFRFDASDLMPGAVGAGSFWKGMVDWIGGKSTADTTTFIQDSWPQ
- a CDS encoding carbohydrate ABC transporter permease codes for the protein MTTADLIGKILQLFGGVAIFAAVVGLILFFIDKAPKRGRDVLQLLAFVLPAFILLAIGLVYPAIRTGAAAFANKAGEFVGLDNFVWMFTQPEALITLRNTIIWVILVPTISTVIGLAYANFIDRSRGEKIYKSLIFMPFAISFVGAGIIWKFVYEYRPASRDQIGLLNQIMVWLGQEPVLWLQTAPMNTILLIVVMIWVQTGFAVVVLSASIKGIPAEQLEAAELDGTNGWQRFTNVVLPGIRGALVVVVTTISIATLKVFDIVRTMTGGNFETSVVANEMYTQAFRALEPGRGSALALILFVLVLPIVVYNVRVLRKQKEIR
- a CDS encoding carbohydrate ABC transporter permease yields the protein MTYTPVELPLDDETKKEFQRGYNADGTKATRVKKRLTSRTATIVSLIIALIWVIPTFGLFVSSFRPEELIKTTGWWTIFQNPGFTLDNYKEVLFSSSSSSPQLGAYFVNSLAITIPVVVFATVLAAMAAYALAWIPFKGAGWIFIVIFALQIVPLQMALIPLLQMFTTWILPIQRFIHDIIPIIPEQSYLQVWIAHTIFGLPLAIFLLHNFISEIPGELIEAARVDGANHGQIFLRIILPLSVPILASFAIFQFLWVWNDLLVALVFSGGTPDVAPLTQRLAELTGNRGQEWQRLTAAAFISLIVPLIVFFSLQRYFVRGLLAGSTKG